The Daucus carota subsp. sativus chromosome 9, DH1 v3.0, whole genome shotgun sequence genome window below encodes:
- the LOC108200525 gene encoding protein SIEVE ELEMENT OCCLUSION B-like, which translates to MSNLSFLSLKMSCTVPRHPSLALYFPPLFRYSATQAHLDEKALHTCFSDILKLLANTIKKISSEITCRCSGGGDAHVTTMSLLNTLSVYPWEVKVVVALAASIMIHEELCLGKLDDVKPLAKSVAHLKHLLNIMEQAESWKPKFESLGNLIKAVHDLTKCIVDFKSLPSQYINPDTPEMVSASAHIPIAVYWTIRSIVACASVVLNLSGSSHEYMASTTEVWDSSLAHTINFIHGHLKAQLSLCHQHIAILLTGSARMQQARGDRILFSMSDDNVMMDQILSTHSPDGRKFHVQPLFLIIEDAMHRVNAPLLGTFFPTALQGTKAELDEKFLHSRFPDIHKLLAPTIKKIMCEITCKCSGGGDAQATTTVSLFKTLSIYPWDVKVVVALAAFVMIHDEFCLVSQLCHTNPLAKSVSHLKQLPDIMEPAESLIPKFESLDKLIKAVLDLTKCIVEFKSLTAQYISLDTPEIVTATAHIPIAVYWTIRSIVACAFIVINLIGISHEFLALTTEAWELYSLAHKVKNMHAHLNKQLSICHQHIARKKHDEAYRTFVRLLETPHFDNTKFLKTLIYPKDDQLPLFEGHTKRRVSIDTLRRKIVLLFITEFDISEEEILLIGQMYAEAKENQYQAESNFEVVWLPITDRSVSWNAEKQQQFENTQNSMLWPSLHHPSMMDPLAIKYMKDNWHLTKKSIVVVVDEQGKVVNLNALHMMWIWGSVAYPFTSLREEQLWNEELWRIELLVDSIEPRILQWIYDGKYICLYGGEDIDWIRRFTATAQPVARAANIQLEMLYVGKSNPTGKIRKINDIIVAENLSNVLPDLALIWFLWRRLESMWHSKVQHGKSAENDEIMKEIMMMMYFDGGDQGWAMISRGMEMAKAKGEMFLESLSLSEFDVWKHDCEEKGFLAALNEYFKKLHTPQHCHRFTLPGSTGSVEDKVLCAECGRPMEKSTTYTCCTD; encoded by the exons ATGTCCAACCTCTCTTTCTTATCATTGAAGATGTCATGCACCGTGCCAAGGCACCCCTCCTTGGCACTATACTTTCCACCACTCTTCAGATACagt GCAACTCAGGCACATTTGGACGAGAAAGCTCTGCACACGTGCTTCTCTGACATTCTTAAACTTTTAGCAAACACTATTAAGAAGATTTCCAGTGAG ATAACCTGCAGATGTTCTGGGGGAGGGGATGCACATGTAACAACAATGTCACTCTTGAACACGCTCTCAGTCTATCCTTGGGAAGTTAAGGTAGTGGTAGCCTTGGCCGCTTCCATTATGATCCATGAAGAACTTTGCCTGGGAAAGCTTGACGACGTAAAGCCTCTAGCCAAATCAGTAGCACACCTCAAGCATCTTCTAAATATAATGGAACAGGCTGAATCTTGGAAACCAAAGTTTGAGTCACTTGGTAACCTGATCAAGGCAGTGCATGATCTAACAAAGTGCATTGTGGATTTTAAGAGCCTCCCATCTCAATACATTAACCCGGACACCCCAGAGATGGTCAGTGCCAGTGCTCATATCCCAATAGCCGTGTACTGGACCATCAGAAGCATTGTAGCTTGTGCATCTGTGGTTCTTAATCTTAGTGGCAGTAGTCATGA GTACATGGCCTCGACAACAGAGGTCTGGGACTCTAGTTTGGCTCATACGATCAATTTCATACACGGACACCTTAAGGCACAATTGTCTCTTTGCCATCAGCACATTG CAATTTTACTGACTGGGAGTGCTAGGATGCAGCAGGCAAGGGGTGATCGGATCTTGTTCTCTATGTCAGATGACAATGTCATGATGGACCAGATCCTGAGTACACATTCTCCTGATGGTCGCAAATTTCATGTCCAGCCTCTTTTTCTTATCATCGAAGATGCCATGCACCGTGTCAATGCACCCCTCCTTGGCACTTTTTTTCCTACCGCCCTTCAG GGAACTAAGGCAGAGTTGGATGAGAAATTTCTCCACAGCAGGTTTCCTGACATTCATAAACTTTTAGCCCCCACTATTAAGAAGATTATGTGTGAG ATAACCTGCAAATGTTCTGGAGGAGGAGATGCGCAGGCAACAACAACAGTGTCACTCTTCAAAACACTCTCAATCTATCCATGGGATGTTAAGGTAGTGGTAGCCTTGGCAGCATTTGTTATGATCCATGACGAGTTTTGCCTAGTGTCACAGCTTTGCCACACCAACCCTCTAGCCAAATCAGTTTCGCACCTCAAGCAACTTCCAGATATAATGGAACCAGCCGAATCTTTGATACCAAAGTTTGAGTCACTTGATAAACTGATCAAGGCAGTGCTTGATCTAACAAAGTGCATTGTGGAGTTTAAGAGCCTTACTGCTCAGTACATTAGCCTGGACACTCCGGAGATAGTCACTGCAACTGCACATATCCCTATAGCTGTTTACTGGACCATCAGAAGCATTGTGGCTTGTGCATTTATAGTTATCAACCTTATTGGCATTAGTCACGA GTTCCTTGCCTTGACAACAGAGGCATGGGAATTGTATAGTTTGGCCCATAAGGTCAAAAACATGCACGCCCACCTTAACAAACAATTGTCTATTTGCCATCAGCACATTG CTAGGAAGAAACACGATGAAGCTTATAGAACATTTGTTCGGCTGCTTGAAACACCTCACTTTGACAACACAAAGTTCCTCAAGACTTTGATTTACCCCAAAGACGACCAGCTCCCACTGTTTGAGGGTCATACCAAGAGAAGG GTTAGCATCGACACACTGAGAAGGAAGATTGTACTGCTTTTTATTACAGAATTTGACATATCCGAAGAGGAGATTCTGCTTATTGGTCAAATGTATGCCGAAGCAAAGGAAAACCAATATCAGGCCGAGAGTAATTTTGAAGTTGTCTGGCTTCCAATCACAGACAGGTCAGTTTCATGGAATGCAGAAAAGCAACAACAATTTGAAAATACACAGAACTCAATGTTGTGGCCATCTTTGCATCATCCGTCTATGATGGATCCGCTTGCCATTAAGTACATGAAGGACAACTGGCACTTGACCAAGAAGTCTATTGTTGTAGTGGTGGATGAACAAGGGAAAGTTGTGAACCTTAACGCCCTCCATATGATGTGGATTTGGGGTAGCGTGGCTTACCCTTTCACTAGCCTAAGAGAAGAGCAACTATGGAATGAAGAATTATGGAGAATTGAGCTACTGGTAGATAGCATTGAACCCAGGATCTTGCAATGG ATCTATGATGGAAAGTACATTTGCTTGTACGGTGGTGAGGATATTGATTGGATCCGCAGGTTCACTGCCACAGCGCAACCAGTAGCGCGTGCTGCCAATATCCAGCTAGAGATGTTATATGTAGGCAAAAGCAACCCGACTGGAAAAATTCGAAAAATCAATGACATCATTGTTGCTGAAAATCTTAGTAATGTGTTGCCAGACCTGGCCTTAATCTGGTTCTTGTGGAGGAGGCTGGAGAGCATGTGGCACTCCAAAGTGCAACATGGGAAATCCGCTGAAAATGATGAGATAATGAAAGAAATCATGATGATGATGTACTTTGACGGTGGTGATCAAGGATGGGCAATGATCAGTCGAGGTATGGAAATGGCTAAAGCGAAAGGTGAAATGTTTTTGGAGAGTTTGTCTTTGTCTGAGTTTGATGTATGGAAGCATGACTGTGAAGAGAAAGGTTTTTTGGCAGCActgaatgaatattttaaaaagctTCATACTCCGCAGCATTGTCATCGTTTTACACTTCCGGGATCAACAGGCAGTGTTGAGGATAAGGTGTTATGTGCAGAATGTGGCCGTCCTATGGAGAAGTCCACCACGTACACTTGCTGCACCGATTAA
- the LOC108200945 gene encoding protein terminal ear1, whose translation MDNSGFVNFSGMLDPGAQEFVPPSLFPTPPPVFYSYPYPTPNEPAGLSIQYPAGSFNDPAGLINEPAGLSYSYTNTNTIVNEHYAQVVFPQYVRVDPPPLPVSLPPPSNTPSRALLLSSVPTEVSESTVRRDLEVFGDLRAVEMERVGEGIVAVHFYDIRHAETALVEIQQQHMQQQLRLRQHFEAVLVTQDEAALCRFPAPVPPPAVGLVSGRAVWAQFMFPAGGRYPEAYNQGSLVIFNVDYQVPTCYLKEIFEKFGCVKEVRETPMKQNQRFVEFYDIRDAAKACVGMNGKEIYGRHLIIEFSRPGGHSRRFTKSNHNKMNYVSGHQQRSPRLVAPHQALCAERSPAFGSRLQSQLSVRSTKNPNGSRKTSPGQGAEGAEIPKKNLKKIGDPGTNNLKQVNDKKVADCNSKGWKGIGSVKNGKEYDPRFLINEDSVMLPHCSDPRTTVMIKNIPNKYSQKLLLNMLDNHCIHCNEQIADSDAQPLSSYDFVYLPIDFVNKCNVGYGFVNMTSPEATLRLYKSFHLQNWEVFNSRKICQVTYARLQGVEALKEHFKSSKFPCDAEEYMPVVFSPPRDGHTLTSPVPIIGRGAVAESNNTDSNSSVTTTKDNEEECYDGEHEGHNVNDINGDCDNDLISRGCDSGGAETALEAMRLFDENL comes from the exons ATGGACAACTCCGGTTTCGTGAATTTCTCCGGCATGCTCGACCCCGGCGCCCAGGAATTCGTCCCTCCTAGCCTCTTCCCAACCCCTCCTCCAGTATTCTACTCGTATCCATATCCGACACCAAATGAACCCGCAGGACTGAGTATACAATATCCTGCGGGTTCATTTAATGATCCCGCGGGTTTGATAAACGAACCCGCGGGATTATCGTACTCGTACACAAATACGAATACGATAGTAAATGAACACTACGCTCAGGTAGTGTTTCCCCAGTATGTAAGAGTGGACCCACCACCACTCCCTGTGTCATTACCGCCACCTTCAAACACGCCGTCACGAGCACTTCTACTAAGCTCAGTTCCGACGGAAGTGAGTGAATCGACGGTGAGAAGAGACCTTGAAGTGTTCGGAGATTTGAGAGCTGTGGAGATGGAGAGAGTCGGAGAAGGAATCGTGGCCGTTCATTTCTACGATATCAGACATGCAGAGACGGCGCTTGTGGAGATTCAACAACAACACATGCAACAACAGCTTAGGCTTCGACAGCACTTTGAAGCTGTGTTGGTGACGCAGGACGAGGCTGCGTTGTGTAGGTTTCCCGCGCCTGTGCCGCCGCCGGCGGTGGGGCTGGTTTCCGGGAGGGCTGTGTGGGCCCAGTTTATGTTTCCGGCGGGCGGGAGGTACCCGGAGGCTTATAATCAGGGCAGTCTTGTCATTTTCAATGTTGACTATCAAGTTCCAACATGTTATCTCaaagaaatttttgaaaaatttg GATGTGTAAAGGAAGTGAGAGAGACGCCGATGAAACAGAATCAGAGGTTTGTCGAGTTTTATGATATAAGAGATGCGGCCAAGGCTTGTGTTGGAATGAATGGGAAGGAAATCTATGGGAGGCATCTTATAATCGAATTCAGTCGGCCTGGCGGTCACAGTAGAAGATTCACCAAATCGAATCACAACAAAATGAATTATGTTTCCGGTCATCAGCAGAGAAGTCCTCGGTTGGTGGCACCGCATCAGGCATTGTGTGCTGAACGGTCACCGGCATTTGGTAGCCGTTTGCAGTCTCAATTATCTGTTAGGAGTACGAAAAACCCTAACGGGAGCCGGAAAACAAGTCCTGGCCAAGGGGCAGAAGGGGCTGAGATTCCGaagaaaaatttgaagaaaattggCGATCCTGGCACAAATAATTTGAAGCAAGTGAACGATAAGAAAGTAGCTGATTGTAATAGCAAAGGATGGAAAGGAATAGGATCGGTCAAGAACGGAAAAGAGTACGATCCCCGATTCCTGATCAACGAAGATTCAGTCATGTTGCCGCATTGCAGCGATCCCAGAACCACTGTGATGATCAAAAACATCCCAAACAAATACAG TCAGAAGCTACTGCTCAATATGCTGGATAACCACTGCATTCACTGTAACGAGCAGATCGCTGACAGCGATGCCCAGCCCTTGTCTTCCTACGATTTTGTTTACCTTCCTATTGATTTCGT TAACaagtgcaatgtgggatatggATTTGTGAACATGACTTCCCCGGAGGCCACATTGCGGCTTTACAAGTCGTTTCATCTTCAAAACTGGGAGGTTTTCAACTCGAGAAAGATATGTCAAGTAACTTACGCTAGGTTGCag GGCGTGGAAGCGCTAAAAGAGCATTTCAAAAGCTCAAAATTCCCCTGCGACGCGGAGGAATACATGCCGGTAGTGTTCTCCCCGCCCCGCGACGGCCACACACTGACGAGTCCGGTCCCGATAATCGGCCGTGGCGCCGTAGCCGAAAGTAACAACACTGATAGCAACTCCTCCGTAACCACCACCAAGGACAATGAAGAGGAGTGTTATGACGGAGAGCACGAAGGCCACAATGTCAATGATATTAATGGTGATTGTGACAACGATTTGATTAGCCGCGGCTGCGACAGTGGCGGTGCTGAGACGGCTCTGGAGGCGATGAGATTGTTTGACGAAAATTTGTAG
- the LOC108200565 gene encoding D-cysteine desulfhydrase 2, mitochondrial has translation MRLEFVNKQSLISVALRKDFHSCKFSSSPQVAKKLNLGDEDFVSKLLDRRWALASPETKIHQIKVSRHHKHKQAGYFGNLSFKNNSNPLLGDGMLENSNDHASFYVVRDDLLHPLVNGNKARKLDGLLPLLEDNSITDVVTCGGCQSAHAAAVAVSCAERGLNSHLLLRGEPPETATGYGLISMIYGNATYVPRTLYAKRETMLANHAEFIAGSSGSVVALSDLFEASITNHVSKKPISAQIDAPRLSDNIKKVSIINEGAGDAAGLLGTIRLVHYLSRDHIFGKNQPLKVVVDSGTGTTAVGLGIAALCLGLPWEVTAVMLADTFDGYRNLEQRLVTEFLRFCAFSLCAEVVDRLNDGLVHWLERPHPRKFGNVLKGEVEKCQQIAQQTGILVDPIYTLAAWELSTTLSQEEVGGSKIVMLHTGGTLGMFGLAQRYKPFFRLSEKV, from the exons ATGAGACTTGAATTTGTCAACAAACAATCCTTAATTTCAGTGGCTCTAAGAAAAGACTTCCATTCTTGCAAATTCTCAAGCAGCCCCCAG GTTGCTAAGAAATTAAACTTAGGCGATGaagattttgtttcaaaattgcTTGATAGAAGATGGGCATTAGCAAGCCCGGAGACAAAAATTCACCAAATAAAGGTGTCCAGACATCACAAGCATAAGCAAGCTGGATACTTCGGAAACTTGTCTTTCAAAAACAACTCGAATCCTCTGTTGGGTGATGGCATGTTGGAAAATAGCAACGATCATGCATCCTTCTATGTTGTCCGGGATGATTTGCTGCATCCGCTGGTGAATGGTAATAAGGCAAGGAAATTAGATGGACTGCTTCCTCTACTCGAAGATAACTCTATTACAGATGTG GTCACATGTGGAGGGTGTCAAAGTGCACATGCTGCAGCTGTTG CTGTTTCATGCGCAGAGAGAGGACTGAACTCACATTTGCTTCTTCGTGGAGAACCACCAGAAACTGCCACTGGATATGGTCTCATATCTATGATATATGGAAATGCCACTTATGTTCCTAGAACTCTGTATGCAAAGAGGGAGACAATGCTTGCCAATCATGCCGAGTTTATAGCTGGAAGTTCTGGATCTGTTGTAGCGCTTAGTGATTTATTTGAGGCTTCAATCACGAATCATGTATCAAAGAAACCAATTTCAGCGCAAATAGATGCACCTAGGTTGTCTgacaatattaaaaaagtttctatCATCAATGAAGGTGCAGGTGATGCTGCGGGGTTACTAG GTACAATTCGACTGGTGCACTACCTATCCCGAGATCATATATTTGGAAAAAATCAGCCGCTGAAGGTTGTTGTAGATTCTGGTACTGGGACAACTGCAGTTGGTTTGGGAATTGCAGCCTTATGTTTAGG GCTCCCATGGGAGGTAACTGCAGTGATGCTGGCTGATACCTTTGATGGATACAGAAATTTGGAGCAGCGCTTGGTTACTGAATTCCTACGTTTCTGTGCTTTTTCTCTTTGTGCTGAAGTTGTAGACAGATTAAACGATGGACTTGTACATTGGTTGGAACGTCCTCATCCACGGAA ATTTGGTAATGTTTTGAAAGGGGAAGTTGAGAAATGCCAGCAAATAGCTCAGCAAACTGGCATCCTTGTCGATCCCATATATACATTAGCTGCTTGGGAGCTATCTACGACACTTAGTCAAGAGGAAGTAGGTGGTTCAAAAATAGTAATGCTTCATACTGGGGGAACACTTGGCATGTTTGGATTAGCACAACGGTACAAGCCTTTCTTCCGATTATCTGAAAAGGTTTAA
- the LOC108200692 gene encoding actin-related protein 3: MDPISRPAIVIDNGTGYTKMGFAGNVEPCFVQPTVVAVNDSFVNQPRSAVKNNNWLAQHSAGVMADLDFFIGDEGISRSRSSNAYNLSYPIKYGQVENWDAMERYWQQCIFNYLRCDPEDHYFLLTESPLTAPESREYTGEIMFETFNVPGLYIAVQPVLALAAGYTTSKCEMTGVVVDVGEGATHVVPVADGYVIGSSIRSIPLSGKDVTLFIQQLMRERGEHIPPEDSLDVARKVKESYCYTCSDIVKEYKKHDKEPAKYIKQWRGIKPKTGAPYTCDVGYERFLGPEIFFSPEIYSGELTSSLPEVIDKCIQSTPIDTRRALYKNIVLSGGSTMFKDFHRRLQRDVKKLVDARVLASDALGIGGIKAKPVEVNVVSHPIQRCAVWFGGSVLASTPEFFQACHTKAEYEEHGASICRTNPVFKGMYLYR; this comes from the exons ATGGACCCCATCTCGCGCCCAGCTATTGTCATTGACAACGGAACCGG gTATACGAAAATGGGGTTTGCGGGTAATGTCGAGCCGTGTTTTGTACAGCCTACTGTTGTAGCTGTTAATGATTCTTTTGTTAATCAGCCAAGAAGTGCGGTGAAGAATAATAATTGGTTGGCGCAACATAGTGCAGGGGTGATGgctgatcttgatttttttattggCGATGAGGGAATTTCGAGATCAAGATCTAGTAATGCTTATAATCTTAGTTATCCTATTAAGTATGGTCAGGTTGAGAATTGGGATGCGATGGAACGGTATTGGCAacaatgtatatttaattatttgcgGTGTGATCCTGAGGATCATTATTTTCTTTTGACCGAGAGTCCGCTTACTGCACCAGAGAGTCGGGAGTATACAGGGGAAATTATGTTCGAGACGTTTAATGTTCCAGGTCTTTACATTGCGGTGCAGCCTGTGCTGGCTCTAGCAGCAGGATATACTACATCCAAG TGTGAGATGACAGGAGTGGTAGTAGATGTTGGTGAGGGGGCTACCCATGTTGTACCTGTTGCAGATGGGTATGTTATTGGTAGCAGCATTAGGTCAATTCCTCTTTCAGGGAAAGATGTAACTTTATTTATCCAGCAACTCATGCGG GAAAGAGGGGAACACATTCCTCCTGAAGATTCTCTTGATGTAGCTCGAAAAGTCAAGGAATCTTATTGCTACACTTGCTCTGATATTGTCAAG GAATACAAGAAGCATGATAAGGAACCAGCAAAGTATATCAAGCAATGGAGAGGTATCAAACCTAAGACTGGAGCACCATATACTTGTGATGTTGGATATGAACGATTTCTTGGTCCTGAG ATATTTTTCAGCCCAGAGATATACAGTGGTGAGCTCACTAGCTCCCTACCAGAAGTGATTGATAAGTGTATTCAGTCTACACCAATTGATACAAGAAGGGCCTTGTATAag aATATAGTATTGTCTGGAGGATCAACCATGTTTAAAGATTTTCACCGAAGATTGCAAAGGGATGTAAAAAAGTTAGTGGATGCTCGAGTTCTTGCATCTGATGCTCTGGGAATTGGAGGAATCAAA GCAAAACCAGTGGAAGTCAATGTGGTTAGTCATCCTATTCAAAGATGTGCAGTCTGGTTTGGAGGCTCTGTACTTGCTTCAACACCTGAATTTTTTCAG GCTTGTCATACAAAAGCAGAGTACGAGGAACATGGGGCAAGCATATGTCGAACTAATCCTGTATTCAAGGGAATGTATCTCTACCGATAG